The proteins below come from a single Vigna radiata var. radiata cultivar VC1973A unplaced genomic scaffold, Vradiata_ver6 scaffold_330, whole genome shotgun sequence genomic window:
- the LOC106778435 gene encoding DELLA protein GAI1-like — protein MEDINRWLLSSYLNESVNHEFAIRRYCPARMEQEQGECQDQEGVVFEDTELCYSDASTPCLASSEVDDFVDSFINMDQYEKADKGHQEKHQSFGHFVMMNNDEDEADAYEYSSMNAVFGYLPATMEDSELEMYENLTMLEEEVVMSDPFGTLPEFVHCGKEANLDVDQGLELVHMLLACAEAVGCRDNHQAELLINRIWALASPSGDALQRVSYCFATGLKCRLSKSTLTDMPLINRENKLEAFQLLYQITPYIAFGFMAANEAIFQASQGKSSIHIVDLGMQHTLQWSSLIRAFVSRPEGPPMVRITGLTDNEDNSKLQTSMNVLVQEASSLGMHLEFHTFSEPASPSLFTVEKLNLREGEALFVNSILQLHKYVKESRGNLKEILLSVKKLSPTAFTVVEQDTNHNGPFFLGRFLESLHYYSAIFDSLEACMPRNSQQRMKIERLHFAEEILNIVAYEGPERIERHERVDQWRRQLGRAGFQVMPLKCTSQVRMMLSVYDCDGYTLSSEKGNLLLGWKGRPVIMSSAWQVASV, from the coding sequence ATGGAAGACATAAACAGGTGGCTATTATCTTCTTATCTGAATGAAAGTGTTAACCATGAATTTGCCATCAGAAGGTATTGTCCTGCAAGAATGGAGCAAGAACAAGGAGAGTGCCAAGATCAAGAGGGAGTAGTGTTTGAGGATACTGAGTTATGTTATTCTGATGCCAGCACTCCTTGTTTGGCTTCATCAGAAGTTGACGACTTTGTTGACAGCTTCATCAACATGGATCAGTATGAGAAAGCAGATAAAGGGCACCAAGAGAAGCATCAAAGTTTTGGCCACTTTGTGATGATGAATAATGATGAGGATGAGGCTGATGCTTATGAATACTCCTCCATGAATGCTGTCTTTGGATATCTTCCAGCCACCATGGAGGATTCAGAGTTGGAGATGTATGAAAATCTGACAATGTTGGAGGAAGAGGTTGTAATGAGTGACCCTTTTGGTACTTTACCTGAGTTTGTGCATTGTGGAAAAGAGGCCAACCTTGATGTGGACCAAGGGTTAGAGTTGGTTCATATGTTGCTGGCATGTGCTGAAGCTGTGGGGTGCAGGGACAACCACCAGGCAGAGTTGCTGATTAACAGAATCTGGGCTTTGGCAAGCCCTTCAGGAGATGCACTGCAGAGAGTTTCTTACTGTTTTGCCACAGGATTGAAGTGCAGGTTGTCAAAAAGTACTTTAACGGATATGCCTTTGATCAATAGGGAGAATAAGCTGGAAGCATTTCAACTTCTTTACCAAATCACACCTTACATTGCCTTTGGTTTCATGGCTGCAAATGAAGCCATATTCCAAGCATCACAAGGAAAGAGCTCAATACACATTGTTGATTTAGGAATGCAGCATACCCTTCAATGGTCTTCTTTGATCAGGGCCTTTGTTTCAAGGCCTGAAGGGCCTCCAATGGTTAGGATCACTGGCTTAACAGACAATGAAGATAACTCTAAACTTCAAACCAGCATGAATGTTCTTGTGCAGGAAGCAAGCTCTTTGGGAATGCATCTTGAATTCCACACATTTTCTGAGCCTGCATCTCCTTCTCTTTTTACTGTGGAGAAGCTGAACTTGAGAGAAGGTGAAGCTTTATTTGTTAATAGTATCTTGCAGCTGCACAAGTATGTGAAAGAGAGTAGAGGCAATCTGAAGGAAATTCTGCTGTCAGTGAAGAAGTTAAGTCCAACTGCTTTTACAGTGGTGGAGCAAGACACAAACCATAATGGCCCTTTCTTCCTTGGGAGATTTTTGGAGTCCCTTCACTATTACTCAGCCATATTTGACTCTCTTGAGGCATGCATGCCAAGAAACAGCCAACAAAGGATGAAGATAGAGAGATTACACTTTGCAGAGGAAATTCTGAATATCGTAGCTTATGAGGGTCCAGAGAGAATAGAAAGACATGAAAGGGTAGACCAGTGGAGAAGGCAATTGGGCAGAGCAGGATTTCAGGTGATGCCATTGAAGTGCACAAGCCAAGTTAGAATGATGCTTTCTGTTTATGACTGTGATGGCTACACATTATCAAGTGAGAAGGGAAACCTTCTACTTGGATGGAAAGGAAGGCCAGTAATTATGTCTTCTGCATGGCAAGTGGCAAGTGTTTGA